A single Thiohalobacter thiocyanaticus DNA region contains:
- a CDS encoding MarR family winged helix-turn-helix transcriptional regulator → MTADPNAAPGSTPEAGQDREIRSIIQQLRIVYRAMQEHSRWVERQCGVSAAQLWALWEMHKRPGMRVSELSRSLSLHQSTTSNMLDKLEKKGLIERRRGGPDQRVVKVYLTAAGAAIVKQAPQPAQGTISDALLRLPEQRLAQLDQGLQAMVAAMVIKDSEAALRHMSDTDDRQEKRFE, encoded by the coding sequence ATGACGGCTGATCCCAACGCTGCCCCCGGCTCTACGCCGGAGGCGGGCCAAGACAGAGAAATCCGCAGCATCATCCAGCAGCTGCGCATTGTCTATCGCGCCATGCAGGAGCATTCGCGCTGGGTGGAGCGTCAGTGCGGGGTCTCCGCGGCCCAACTCTGGGCGCTGTGGGAGATGCACAAGCGGCCCGGCATGCGGGTCTCGGAGCTCTCGAGGAGCCTGTCGCTGCATCAGTCCACGACCAGCAACATGCTGGATAAGCTGGAGAAAAAAGGCCTGATCGAGCGCCGCCGCGGCGGCCCCGACCAGCGTGTGGTCAAGGTCTACCTGACCGCTGCCGGCGCCGCCATCGTCAAGCAGGCGCCGCAGCCGGCCCAGGGCACCATCAGCGACGCCCTGCTGCGTCTGCCGGAACAGCGACTGGCACAACTCGACCAGGGCCTGCAGGCCATGGTCGCGGCAATGGTAATCAAGGACAGTGAGGCGGCGCTCAGGCACATGTCTGACACCGATGACAGACAGGAGAAACGTTTTGAATAA
- a CDS encoding RND transporter — protein sequence MMQWLQRLPWAVLIIGTLTLGLAPFVPEPHLVEKLRMLFQGQLSRPIDIFDLVMHGAFPALLLGKAALVVRRPE from the coding sequence ATGATGCAGTGGCTGCAGCGCCTGCCCTGGGCTGTCCTGATCATCGGCACTCTCACCCTCGGTCTGGCGCCCTTCGTGCCCGAGCCGCACCTGGTCGAGAAACTGCGAATGCTGTTTCAGGGGCAGTTGAGCCGGCCGATCGATATCTTCGATCTGGTGATGCACGGCGCCTTTCCGGCGCTGCTGCTGGGCAAGGCCGCGCTGGTGGTGCGTAGGCCGGAATAA
- a CDS encoding RES family NAD+ phosphorylase: protein MTPELRRVCWCPSWRLVSSRFPPVDLFDRVTRDEDLEIILEIEGLTNDRLRDEIGDIHLVPEADRIHGPGTTPIMAAFTHINPTGSRFSDGTYGVYYAADSLETAVAETAFHRARFLAATREPPLEIDMRSYASDIDAELHDIADCQDRLPELYDPDPTRYAAAQRFARSLRDAGSNGIVYSSVRGPGGECVAVFRPKVLQPAVQGPHLCYVWDGERISNVYRKSDFP, encoded by the coding sequence ATGACCCCGGAACTGCGCCGGGTGTGCTGGTGCCCGTCCTGGCGCCTGGTCTCCAGCCGCTTTCCTCCCGTTGACCTGTTCGACCGGGTGACGCGTGACGAGGACCTGGAGATTATCCTGGAGATCGAGGGCCTGACCAACGACCGCCTGCGCGACGAGATCGGCGACATCCACCTGGTACCGGAAGCCGACCGCATCCACGGCCCCGGCACCACCCCCATCATGGCCGCCTTCACCCATATCAACCCGACAGGCAGCCGCTTCAGCGACGGCACCTATGGCGTGTACTACGCCGCCGACAGCCTTGAGACCGCGGTCGCGGAGACCGCCTTCCACCGCGCCCGCTTCCTCGCCGCCACTCGGGAGCCCCCGCTCGAGATCGACATGCGCAGTTATGCCTCAGACATCGATGCCGAACTGCACGATATCGCCGACTGCCAGGACAGGCTACCGGAACTGTACGATCCCGACCCGACCCGGTACGCCGCCGCCCAGCGCTTCGCCCGCAGCCTGCGTGACGCCGGCTCGAACGGCATCGTCTACAGCAGCGTGCGTGGCCCGGGCGGTGAGTGTGTCGCCGTGTTCAGGCCGAAGGTCCTGCAGCCGGCAGTGCAGGGGCCGCATCTGTGTTATGTCTGGGATGGGGAGCGCATCAGCAATGTCTACAGGAAAAGCGACTTCCCCTGA
- a CDS encoding HAD-IIB family hydrolase: protein MQGKATGSSSEKGRYIILISIHGLIRGEHLELGRDSDTGGQTLYVVELARALARHPDVWRVDLLTRQVIDPKVDDDYAQPLEPLGDKAYIVRLPCGPRRYLRKEVLWPYLDGFTDAALQHVRRIGRLPDFVHSHYADAGFVASRLTALLGVPMVHTGHSLGWPKRERLLEQGVREEQIEQHYNLSQRIEAEEMALENAQLVVASTRQEVEQQYARYDNYQPKRMEVIPPGTDLTRFRPPKQRERWPPIWEELQRFLRHPKKPMILALSRPDERKNILTLVEAYAMHPTLRDLANLVIVAGNRDDISHMERGPKTVLTNLLMCIDRHDLYGHIAYPKHHDDTDVPDLYRLAARLKGVFVNPALTEPFGLTLIEAAASGVPILATHDGGPRDIIRHCRNGYLIDPLKPKRMARRLEQMLIDPEQWGQWSQNGLKGVHKHYSWDSHVEKYLKAVRRTSKGKYRPQHAWGPSSRMPTIDRLIVCALDNVLMGDEEAQQELVSRLEKSGEHIGFGVATGRTLDSAMKLIKASALPMPDVLITSVGSEIHYGHRMVHDQAWLRHIDFRWEPDKLRDAMKQFKGMKLQPKTEQHPYKISYFIDSRKGPSRREVVRHLRKLDLHANVLFSRNMFVDLLPIRASKGTALRHVSVRWNIPPEKILIAGSCGNDADVLSGNTLGVVVGNHSDEIERLRGWPRVYFAEGEHAWGILEGINYYDFLGVIHIPNDEYEEA from the coding sequence ATGCAGGGCAAGGCGACAGGGAGCAGCAGCGAAAAGGGTCGCTACATCATCCTCATCAGCATCCACGGCCTGATCCGGGGCGAGCACCTGGAGCTGGGGCGTGATTCCGACACCGGCGGCCAGACCCTGTACGTGGTGGAACTGGCCCGCGCCCTGGCCCGCCACCCCGATGTGTGGCGCGTGGATCTGCTCACCCGCCAGGTCATCGATCCCAAGGTCGACGACGACTATGCCCAGCCGCTGGAGCCGCTGGGCGACAAGGCCTATATCGTGCGCCTGCCTTGCGGCCCGCGTCGCTACCTGCGCAAGGAGGTACTCTGGCCCTATCTGGACGGCTTCACCGACGCCGCGCTGCAGCATGTGCGCAGGATCGGGCGGCTGCCGGATTTCGTCCACAGTCACTACGCCGATGCCGGCTTCGTCGCCTCGCGCCTGACCGCGCTCCTCGGCGTGCCCATGGTGCACACCGGACATTCGCTGGGCTGGCCCAAGCGCGAGCGGCTGCTGGAACAGGGCGTGCGCGAGGAGCAGATCGAACAGCACTACAACCTGTCCCAGCGCATCGAGGCCGAGGAGATGGCGCTGGAGAACGCCCAGCTGGTGGTGGCCAGCACCCGCCAGGAGGTCGAGCAGCAGTACGCGCGCTACGACAACTACCAGCCCAAGCGCATGGAGGTGATCCCGCCGGGCACCGACCTGACCCGATTCCGGCCGCCGAAGCAGCGCGAGCGCTGGCCGCCGATCTGGGAGGAACTGCAGCGCTTCCTGCGCCATCCGAAAAAACCCATGATCCTGGCGCTGTCGCGCCCGGACGAGCGCAAGAACATCCTCACCCTGGTCGAGGCCTACGCCATGCACCCCACCCTGCGTGACCTGGCCAATCTGGTGATCGTGGCCGGCAACCGCGATGACATCAGCCACATGGAGCGTGGCCCGAAGACAGTGCTGACCAACCTGCTCATGTGCATCGATCGCCATGATCTGTACGGCCACATCGCCTATCCCAAGCATCACGATGATACCGACGTGCCGGACCTGTACCGCCTCGCCGCGCGGCTGAAGGGCGTGTTCGTCAACCCGGCGCTGACCGAGCCCTTCGGCCTGACCCTGATCGAGGCCGCCGCCAGCGGTGTGCCCATCCTGGCCACCCACGACGGCGGACCGCGCGACATCATCCGCCACTGCAGGAACGGCTATCTGATCGACCCGCTCAAACCCAAGCGCATGGCGCGCCGGCTGGAGCAGATGCTGATCGACCCCGAGCAGTGGGGGCAGTGGTCGCAGAACGGGCTCAAGGGCGTGCACAAGCACTACTCCTGGGACAGCCATGTGGAGAAGTATCTCAAGGCCGTCAGGCGCACCTCGAAGGGCAAGTACCGGCCGCAGCATGCGTGGGGGCCGAGCAGCCGCATGCCGACCATCGACCGGCTGATCGTCTGCGCCCTGGACAATGTCCTGATGGGCGACGAAGAGGCGCAGCAGGAACTGGTGTCACGCCTGGAGAAATCGGGCGAACACATCGGCTTCGGGGTGGCCACCGGCCGTACCCTGGACAGCGCCATGAAGCTGATCAAGGCCTCGGCCCTGCCCATGCCGGATGTGCTCATCACCTCGGTCGGCTCCGAGATCCACTACGGCCACCGCATGGTGCACGATCAGGCCTGGCTACGGCACATCGACTTCCGCTGGGAGCCGGACAAGCTCAGGGATGCGATGAAGCAGTTCAAGGGCATGAAACTGCAGCCTAAGACTGAACAGCACCCCTACAAGATCAGCTATTTCATCGACAGCAGGAAAGGCCCCAGCCGGCGCGAAGTGGTGCGCCATCTGCGCAAGCTGGATCTGCACGCCAATGTGCTCTTCTCGCGCAACATGTTCGTCGACCTGCTGCCCATACGTGCCTCCAAGGGCACTGCCCTGCGCCATGTCAGCGTGCGCTGGAACATCCCGCCGGAGAAGATCCTGATCGCCGGCAGCTGTGGCAACGACGCCGATGTGCTCAGCGGCAACACCCTGGGCGTGGTGGTGGGTAATCACAGTGACGAGATCGAACGGCTGCGCGGATGGCCGCGAGTTTACTTCGCCGAGGGAGAGCACGCCTGGGGTATCCTCGAAGGCATCAACTACTACGACTTTCTGGGCGTGATCCACATCCCCAACGATGAATACGAGGAGGCCTGA
- a CDS encoding sucrose synthase → MQALEEHLRHHRDKLFMLLRHYASLERAFLLQSDLWDEYQVFCDRAENSASCDNAIAELIGVAQEAVVEHPWVYLSVRPSIARWSYLRFHLEAGDYETISGQEFLAFKERQVRDGAALSDFVLEVDLGPFNREFPKLKESRSIGRGVEFLNRRLSSQLFQELGRGDKRLLEFLRMHQCHGVQLMVNERITDVEELQQALRRAEEYLSGQPPEAGWDQVGHQLQALGLEIGWGRTVTRMRYTLHLLSDILEAPEPQNLERFLGLIPMIFSLVILSPHGFFGQANVLGKPDTGGQVVYILDQVRALEHEMRQRLQEQGLDIEPQILVISRLIPEAQGTTCDERKEHIVGTQNAYILRVPFRNPQGEVIAHWISRFEVWPYLETFAQDAERELLAELGSRPDLIIGNYSDGNLVATLLSQRLHVTQCNIAHALEKAKYLYSDLYWHDNESEYHFAAQFTADLIAMNSADFIITSTYQEIAGDGKSVGQYESYGNFTMPDLYRVVNGINVFDPKFNIVSPGADVDTYFPYHKSERRKHDLQASLEELICGGPGENARGEFSDPDKPLIFSMARLDHIKNITGLVQWYAECAPLRETANLLVVAGHVDAARSNDREEQAQIARMHQLMDEYGLDGQVRWLGSHLNKPMAGELYRVIADRRGVFVQPALFEAFGLTVIEAMSSGLPTFATRYGGPLEIIIDGESGFHIDPNHGDAAAERLLQFFRRCGKDAGYWEGISEGGINRVEACYTWRLYAERMMTLSRIYGFWKFVTNLERDETRRYLEMFYALQYRPLAQRVLQG, encoded by the coding sequence ATGCAAGCGCTCGAGGAGCACCTGCGGCATCACCGGGACAAGCTGTTCATGCTGCTGCGTCACTATGCCTCGCTGGAGCGCGCCTTCCTGCTGCAGTCGGACCTGTGGGACGAGTATCAGGTTTTCTGTGACCGGGCCGAGAACAGCGCCAGTTGCGACAACGCCATCGCCGAGCTGATCGGGGTTGCGCAGGAAGCGGTGGTGGAGCACCCCTGGGTGTATCTGTCAGTGCGCCCGAGCATTGCCCGCTGGAGCTATCTGCGCTTCCATCTTGAGGCCGGCGATTACGAAACGATCAGCGGCCAGGAGTTTCTGGCCTTCAAGGAACGTCAGGTGCGCGACGGCGCAGCCCTGTCGGACTTCGTGCTGGAGGTCGACCTCGGCCCCTTCAACCGCGAATTTCCCAAGCTCAAGGAATCGCGTTCCATCGGTCGCGGGGTGGAATTCCTCAACCGGCGCCTGTCCAGCCAGCTGTTCCAGGAACTGGGCCGCGGCGACAAGCGGCTGCTGGAATTCCTGCGCATGCATCAGTGCCACGGCGTTCAGTTGATGGTCAATGAACGCATCACCGATGTGGAGGAACTGCAGCAGGCCCTGCGCCGGGCCGAGGAGTACCTGTCCGGGCAGCCGCCCGAAGCCGGCTGGGACCAGGTCGGCCATCAGCTGCAGGCGCTGGGCCTGGAGATCGGCTGGGGCCGCACCGTGACCCGCATGCGCTACACCCTGCACCTGCTTTCCGACATCCTGGAGGCGCCGGAGCCGCAGAACCTGGAGCGTTTCCTGGGCCTGATCCCCATGATCTTCAGCCTGGTGATCCTGTCCCCGCACGGTTTCTTCGGTCAGGCCAACGTGCTGGGCAAGCCGGATACCGGCGGCCAGGTGGTCTACATCCTGGATCAGGTGCGGGCGCTGGAGCACGAGATGCGCCAGCGCCTGCAGGAACAGGGTCTGGACATCGAGCCGCAGATCCTGGTCATCAGCCGGCTGATCCCCGAGGCCCAGGGTACGACCTGCGACGAACGCAAGGAACATATTGTCGGCACTCAGAACGCCTATATCCTGCGTGTGCCCTTCCGCAATCCCCAGGGCGAGGTCATTGCCCACTGGATCTCGCGCTTCGAGGTCTGGCCCTATCTGGAGACCTTCGCCCAGGACGCCGAACGCGAACTGCTGGCCGAACTGGGTTCGCGTCCCGATCTGATCATCGGCAACTACTCCGACGGCAACCTGGTCGCCACCCTGCTCTCCCAACGCCTGCACGTGACTCAGTGCAACATCGCCCACGCGCTGGAGAAGGCCAAGTACCTGTACTCCGATCTGTACTGGCATGACAACGAATCCGAATATCACTTCGCCGCTCAGTTCACCGCCGATCTGATCGCCATGAACTCGGCCGACTTCATCATCACCTCCACCTACCAGGAGATCGCCGGCGACGGCAAGAGCGTGGGCCAATACGAGAGCTACGGCAACTTCACCATGCCCGATCTGTACCGGGTGGTGAACGGCATCAACGTGTTCGATCCCAAGTTCAATATCGTGTCGCCCGGGGCCGATGTCGACACCTACTTTCCCTATCACAAAAGTGAGCGGCGAAAGCATGATCTGCAGGCGTCGTTGGAAGAGTTGATCTGCGGCGGGCCTGGAGAAAACGCCCGCGGCGAGTTCAGCGATCCCGACAAGCCTCTGATCTTCAGCATGGCGCGGCTGGATCACATCAAGAACATTACCGGCCTGGTGCAGTGGTACGCCGAATGCGCGCCGCTGCGCGAGACCGCCAACCTGCTGGTGGTGGCCGGTCACGTCGATGCGGCCAGATCCAATGACCGCGAGGAGCAGGCCCAGATCGCGCGTATGCACCAGCTGATGGACGAATACGGGCTGGACGGCCAGGTGCGCTGGCTCGGGTCACACCTGAACAAGCCCATGGCCGGCGAGTTGTACCGGGTGATCGCCGACCGGCGTGGCGTATTCGTGCAGCCGGCGCTGTTCGAGGCCTTCGGTCTGACTGTGATCGAGGCCATGAGCTCGGGCCTGCCCACCTTCGCCACCCGCTACGGTGGTCCGCTGGAGATCATCATCGACGGCGAGTCCGGCTTTCATATCGATCCCAACCACGGCGACGCCGCCGCCGAGCGGTTGCTGCAGTTCTTCCGCCGTTGCGGGAAGGATGCCGGTTACTGGGAGGGCATCTCCGAGGGCGGAATCAACCGGGTGGAGGCCTGCTACACCTGGCGGTTGTATGCCGAGCGCATGATGACCCTGTCGCGCATCTACGGCTTCTGGAAGTTCGTCACCAATCTGGAGCGTGACGAGACCCGCCGCTATCTGGAGATGTTCTACGCCCTGCAGTACCGGCCGCTGGCGCAGCGGGTGCTGCAGGGGTGA
- a CDS encoding NADPH-dependent FMN reductase: MKLTIISGSHREEAQSLKVAGYVERTLQEKQLCEETALISLSGNPLPLWDQGIWDKDPAWEAHLNPIRAELSASDGFVVVSPEWHGQVPAGLKNFFLMCSRFEVGHKPALIVTVSSADGGAYPVAELRMSSYKNNRICYIPEQVIVRNVESVLNDNPDDNNPDADQYFRERFEWSLGILREYALALRQVRASGATDTDKFKNGM, from the coding sequence ATGAAGCTCACCATCATCAGTGGCAGCCACCGGGAAGAGGCCCAGAGCCTGAAGGTGGCCGGATATGTTGAACGCACACTTCAGGAAAAACAGCTGTGCGAGGAGACCGCCTTGATCAGCCTCTCGGGCAATCCGCTGCCCCTGTGGGACCAGGGCATCTGGGACAAGGATCCGGCCTGGGAGGCGCACCTCAATCCCATCCGCGCCGAACTGTCCGCGAGCGATGGTTTCGTGGTGGTCTCGCCCGAGTGGCATGGCCAGGTCCCGGCCGGGCTGAAGAATTTCTTTCTCATGTGCAGCCGCTTCGAGGTCGGGCACAAGCCGGCGCTGATCGTCACCGTGTCCAGTGCCGACGGCGGCGCCTATCCGGTGGCCGAACTGCGCATGAGCAGCTACAAGAACAACCGCATCTGCTACATTCCTGAGCAGGTGATCGTGCGCAATGTGGAGAGCGTGCTCAACGACAACCCGGACGACAACAACCCGGATGCCGATCAATACTTCCGCGAACGCTTCGAGTGGAGCCTGGGCATCCTGCGCGAATACGCGCTGGCGCTGCGTCAGGTGCGCGCCAGCGGCGCAACCGACACGGACAAATTCAAGAACGGGATGTGA
- a CDS encoding KamA family radical SAM protein, with the protein MNLNRKTAPSATLTRNTRFEVYTERQFDRISPLQRLPEEQRFAMRVVANVLPFRVNRYVIDELIDWERVPEDPVFQLTFPQPGMLDEADFNRMAAVLRKGGERAEVRAVAREIQAGLNPHPAGQQEMNVPQLNGEPLPGVQHKYRETVLFFPSQGQVCHSYCTFCFRWAQFVGDKSLRFAANEASNLHQYLAQHPAISDLLVTGGDPMVMKTAHLKAYLEPLLRPELEHVQTVRIGTKSLTFWPQRFVTDEDADDLLRLLEKLVAGGKHVALMAHFNHWREMDTPVVREAIRRIRATGAQIRTQAPLLRHINDDAGVWARMWRTQVHLGLIPYYMFVERDTGARQYFEVPLVRAWEVYREAMQRVSGLGRTARGPSMSAAPGKVEIQGVAEIQGEKVFVLRFIQGRNPDWVQQPFFAKYDPEATWLDQLEPAFGENKFFFEDEFNAMQDKPVTVRRIA; encoded by the coding sequence ATGAACCTGAATCGCAAAACCGCGCCGAGCGCGACGCTGACCCGGAACACGCGTTTCGAGGTCTATACCGAGCGCCAGTTCGATCGCATCAGTCCACTGCAGCGCCTGCCCGAGGAGCAGCGTTTCGCCATGCGCGTGGTTGCCAATGTGCTGCCCTTCCGGGTCAACCGGTACGTCATCGACGAACTGATCGACTGGGAGCGGGTACCGGAGGATCCGGTGTTCCAGCTCACCTTCCCGCAGCCGGGCATGCTGGATGAGGCCGATTTCAACCGCATGGCCGCCGTCCTGCGCAAGGGAGGCGAGCGCGCCGAGGTCAGGGCAGTGGCGCGCGAGATCCAGGCCGGACTGAACCCGCACCCGGCCGGGCAGCAGGAAATGAACGTGCCGCAGCTCAATGGCGAACCCCTGCCCGGCGTACAGCACAAGTACCGCGAGACGGTGCTGTTCTTCCCCAGCCAGGGTCAGGTCTGCCACAGTTACTGCACCTTCTGTTTCCGCTGGGCGCAGTTCGTGGGCGACAAGTCATTGCGCTTCGCGGCCAACGAGGCCTCCAACCTGCATCAGTACCTGGCGCAGCATCCGGCAATCAGTGATCTGCTGGTGACCGGCGGCGACCCGATGGTGATGAAGACCGCGCATCTCAAGGCCTACCTGGAACCGTTGCTGCGTCCGGAGCTGGAACATGTGCAGACGGTGCGCATCGGCACCAAGTCGCTGACCTTCTGGCCGCAGCGCTTTGTCACCGACGAGGATGCGGATGATCTGCTGCGCCTGCTGGAGAAGCTGGTCGCCGGGGGCAAGCATGTGGCCCTGATGGCGCACTTCAATCACTGGCGCGAAATGGACACACCGGTCGTGCGCGAGGCCATCCGCCGCATCCGTGCCACCGGCGCCCAGATCCGCACCCAGGCGCCATTGCTGCGTCACATCAACGATGACGCCGGAGTCTGGGCCCGGATGTGGCGCACCCAGGTGCACCTTGGTCTGATCCCGTACTATATGTTCGTCGAGCGCGACACCGGTGCCCGGCAGTATTTCGAGGTGCCGCTGGTGCGTGCCTGGGAGGTCTACCGCGAGGCGATGCAGCGGGTCTCCGGCCTGGGGCGCACCGCGCGCGGTCCGAGCATGAGCGCGGCCCCCGGCAAGGTGGAGATCCAGGGCGTTGCCGAGATCCAGGGCGAGAAGGTGTTCGTGCTGCGGTTCATCCAGGGCCGCAACCCCGACTGGGTGCAGCAGCCCTTCTTCGCGAAATACGATCCCGAGGCCACCTGGCTGGATCAGCTCGAGCCCGCCTTCGGCGAGAACAAGTTCTTCTTCGAGGACGAGTTCAACGCCATGCAGGACAAGCCGGTGACGGTGCGTCGGATCGCCTGA
- a CDS encoding MbcA/ParS/Xre antitoxin family protein, producing the protein MPTAAEQQLARDPARTAGAALRTYFNIVRDWNLNTEQAMTLLGFDERTRSTFFKWKREPESARLSREKLERLSYIFGIYKDLQILLPKAESADQWIHRPNDATLFGDRSALDRMLSGNVADLYVVRQYLDAQRGWS; encoded by the coding sequence ATGCCCACCGCCGCTGAACAGCAACTCGCCCGCGACCCCGCCCGGACCGCAGGTGCCGCGCTGCGGACCTATTTCAATATTGTCCGGGACTGGAACCTGAACACCGAACAGGCCATGACGCTGCTCGGCTTCGATGAGCGCACCCGCAGCACCTTCTTCAAATGGAAACGCGAGCCGGAAAGCGCCCGGTTGAGCCGGGAAAAGCTGGAACGGCTGTCATACATCTTCGGGATCTACAAGGACCTGCAGATCCTGCTACCGAAGGCGGAATCCGCCGATCAGTGGATTCACCGACCGAACGACGCCACCCTGTTCGGCGACCGCTCCGCACTGGATCGCATGCTCTCCGGCAACGTCGCCGACCTGTATGTGGTCCGCCAGTACCTGGATGCTCAGCGCGGCTGGTCATGA
- a CDS encoding Crp/Fnr family transcriptional regulator, with product MRRATSQTRPTSERIRLLQSMAAFGGLNDATLEYLLGLTHVVQRQKGEYFYHEGEPAQSMFVLESGKVAMYKRWEGRDYRIHSLERGESFGQVALIDLGPRNTSTLALTGSSAIELTSRHLHDLYRKFPDQYLVLYINMARDVCRRLRAADQRAFEMRVKDSDDS from the coding sequence ATGCGACGCGCCACCTCACAGACACGCCCCACCTCCGAGCGCATCCGGCTGCTGCAGTCCATGGCCGCCTTCGGCGGGCTCAACGACGCCACGCTGGAATACCTGCTTGGCCTCACCCATGTGGTACAGCGGCAGAAGGGGGAGTATTTCTATCATGAGGGCGAGCCGGCGCAGTCCATGTTCGTGCTGGAGTCCGGCAAGGTCGCCATGTACAAGCGCTGGGAGGGGCGCGATTACCGCATCCACAGCCTGGAGCGGGGCGAGAGCTTCGGTCAGGTGGCGCTGATCGACCTGGGGCCGCGCAACACCTCGACCCTGGCCCTGACCGGCAGTTCGGCCATCGAACTGACCAGCCGACACCTGCATGATCTGTATAGAAAATTTCCTGATCAGTACCTGGTACTGTACATAAACATGGCCCGCGACGTCTGCCGCCGGCTGCGGGCCGCCGATCAGCGCGCCTTCGAGATGCGTGTGAAGGACAGCGATGATTCCTGA
- a CDS encoding carbohydrate kinase family protein — translation MATTPDAQSGTAPDRPVIFGEVLYDCFAGGPEVLGGAPFNVAWHLQGFGQQPLLISRVGEDAHGDALLAQMQSWGMDTRGVQRDPDHPTGRVEIVQDGSRHSFDILPDQAYDHIDADTACELLLEINVALLYIGSLARRHPVSCRAMESLQAQGHPAFVDINLRAPWWDEAGVRALLRQARWFKLNDEELRLLEPPAATTNETGAARALLEQNGLELLILTRGAAGALLLSRDAQFEGRPPELERLVDTVGAGDAFSAVTILGLLRGWTLEQILERALTFAARVTEQRGATAADPALYQHYRERWGL, via the coding sequence ATGGCCACGACACCTGATGCCCAGTCCGGAACCGCCCCCGACCGCCCGGTGATCTTCGGCGAAGTGCTCTACGACTGCTTCGCCGGTGGTCCGGAGGTGCTCGGCGGCGCGCCCTTCAATGTCGCCTGGCACCTGCAGGGCTTCGGTCAGCAGCCGCTGCTGATCAGCCGTGTCGGCGAGGATGCGCACGGCGACGCGCTGCTGGCGCAGATGCAGTCCTGGGGCATGGATACCCGCGGCGTGCAGCGCGATCCCGATCATCCCACCGGCCGGGTCGAGATCGTCCAGGACGGCAGCCGCCACAGTTTCGATATCCTTCCCGACCAGGCCTACGACCACATCGACGCCGACACCGCCTGCGAACTGCTGCTGGAGATCAATGTCGCACTGCTCTACATCGGCAGCCTGGCGCGCCGCCACCCGGTCTCGTGCCGGGCGATGGAGTCGCTGCAGGCACAGGGTCATCCCGCCTTCGTCGACATCAATCTGCGCGCGCCCTGGTGGGACGAGGCCGGCGTGCGGGCGCTGCTGCGGCAGGCGCGCTGGTTCAAACTCAATGACGAAGAGCTCCGGCTGCTGGAGCCGCCCGCCGCCACGACCAACGAGACCGGGGCCGCACGCGCCCTGCTGGAACAGAACGGCCTGGAACTGCTGATTCTCACCCGCGGAGCGGCCGGCGCGCTGCTGCTCAGCCGCGATGCGCAGTTCGAGGGGCGGCCACCGGAATTGGAGCGGCTGGTCGACACGGTCGGGGCGGGTGATGCCTTCAGCGCGGTGACCATTCTCGGCCTGTTGCGGGGCTGGACGCTGGAGCAGATCCTGGAACGGGCCCTGACCTTCGCCGCGCGCGTCACTGAGCAGCGTGGCGCGACCGCGGCCGATCCGGCACTGTATCAACATTACCGCGAGCGATGGGGGCTCTGA